CCCCCCAAAGAGTTCTGTATGGCCACTCACTAGATAGCTTTCTAAGCTGGTAACTGCTTTCACTGCTCAGGTCGTTTCTGACCCTTAGAGATCCAATAACGAATGATGAAAGAACAATCTAAATGACACAAAAACGATTGATAATGATAACAGGACAGATCGGGCTCGCTGCGGCGATCTTGGTTGGGATCGGCGAATTTTTACTCCATTACGATAAATTAGCGCGATACACAGACCCGTTTGCCTTTTTCGAAGGTGTCACCCGAGAACGCGCTACGATAGGTCACTTCTTTGGCGTTTTTGGAGCTCCGCTTTATGTCGTTGGTGCTTTTCACATCTATCTTATGTTGCGCCCAGCCAACGAGGTTGCCGCACGCATCGCAGGCCTTGTGATGGCATATGCCTGTATTGTCGGAGCTGTCTGGATAGGGTCACGTGCCAGTGCCGTTGAGCTGGTTGCTGCTGGTGGGATCAAGGAACAACTTGATTTGTACACACTTCGATACGAGAGCTTGCTGCAAGTTGTACGCGGCGGTGTTCTAGTGCTGTCTATCATCTTCATCTGGCTTTGCTTGACAGGTAGATCGTTCTATCCGCGCGCGATGGCAGTCCTTAATCCGATCTTCTTGATCATCGTGGCGTTCATTATCTTCTTTACAGTTCCTGCGATTGGTAAATACATCATGCCTATTGCTTTGAACGTGTCCTACTTTGTCATGTTCTCGGTATCGCTTCGCGTTGC
Above is a genomic segment from Hyphomicrobiales bacterium containing:
- a CDS encoding DUF6796 family protein, which encodes MTQKRLIMITGQIGLAAAILVGIGEFLLHYDKLARYTDPFAFFEGVTRERATIGHFFGVFGAPLYVVGAFHIYLMLRPANEVAARIAGLVMAYACIVGAVWIGSRASAVELVAAGGIKEQLDLYTLRYESLLQVVRGGVLVLSIIFIWLCLTGRSFYPRAMAVLNPIFLIIVAFIIFFTVPAIGKYIMPIALNVSYFVMFSVSLRVASKLNLEG